A stretch of DNA from Staphylococcus equorum:
TTCTACACAGGACGCCAAAAATTCGCTGCTGCGGATGGCCGTGTGGAACGTTTCAACAAAAAATTCGGAATCAAATCAAGCGACGAGTAATCGTTGTTATAAGGCATTCTCATTATATGAGAATGCCTTTTTGTTTTTAGAAATATAAGTCTCTAATTGAGAATATTACAGTTTTAATAGTTTTTATACATAAAAATAACTCAATATCTTGAAGAAATAGCATATTTCAATTAAAAAAATATGCTATAATGAATCGATTATGTTTTGAAAAAGGTGGAACGCATAATGTATGAAACTTATCATTCCGGGTGGATTGAATGTATTACTGGAAGCATGTTTAGTGGTAAATCTGAAGAGTTAATTCGTCGATTAAGACGAGGCCTTTATGCTAAGCAAAAAGTAGTTGTATTTAAACCGGCTATAGATGACCGCTATCATAAAGATAAGATTGTTTCTCATAATGGCAACGCTATTGAAGCAATTAATATTTCAACAGCGGCTGAAATACTTAAGCACGATTTGTCAGATACAGATGTTATAGGTATCGATGAAGTGCAGTTTTTTGAAGAAGGTGTAGTTAATATTGTTGAACAATTAGCTAAAAAAGGCCATAGAGTCATTACAGCGGGACTAGATATGGATTTCCGAGGGGAACCGTTTGAACCTATACCACACCTACTAGCAGTAAGTGAAGAAGTGACTAAACTACAAGCTGTTTGTGCTGTTTGTGGTGCATCTTCAAGCCGCACACAAAGGTTGATTGATGGTAACCCAGCAAAAATAGATGATCCAGTTATATTAGTTGGTGCAAATGAAAGTTATGAACCAAGATGCAGAGCGCATCATATTGTTGCACCAAGTAATAATATGAAGGAGGAAATGTAGTGTTTGATCAATTAGATATCGTAGAAGAAAGATATGAACAATTAAATGAATTATTAAGTGATCCAGATGTAGTAAGTGATCCAGATAACTTAAGAAAATATTCAAAAGAACAATCAGATCTACAAAAAACTGTAGAAGTATACCGTAATTATAAACAAGTCAAAGAAGACATTGTTGAAATAGAAGAAATGTTAAAAGAAACAAAAGACAGTGATGAAATTGAAATGTTAAAAGAAGAACACCAATCACTTAACAATCAAGTTCCGAAACTAGAAGAAAATCTTAAATTTTTACTTATTCCGAAAGATCCTAACGATGAGAAAGACGTTATCGTGGAAATACG
This window harbors:
- a CDS encoding thymidine kinase is translated as MYETYHSGWIECITGSMFSGKSEELIRRLRRGLYAKQKVVVFKPAIDDRYHKDKIVSHNGNAIEAINISTAAEILKHDLSDTDVIGIDEVQFFEEGVVNIVEQLAKKGHRVITAGLDMDFRGEPFEPIPHLLAVSEEVTKLQAVCAVCGASSSRTQRLIDGNPAKIDDPVILVGANESYEPRCRAHHIVAPSNNMKEEM